The following DNA comes from Oligoflexia bacterium.
ACGTCCACGGAAACTTGTTCGCATTTTTAAATATCCTGATTGGTTATCTACTTCTACATTTCAGAGATAAACTTCAAAACGTAAAAGCCATTTCTTGGTTGGCACTTACCGGACTTCTGATGCCCATTGGAATCCTGGCTGAAGTGTATTTCGGCTTGCCTCCCGCTTTAGTATTAATCGGAGCAATGGCGATGACCGCTTCTGTGATTTGGTTAGGTGCTGCATTTTTGAAAATGAATCCTTTAAACTAATAAAAAGTAAAAAATGATAGCCGCCATATCGAATAGACAGTTTGAAATAATAGAAGCAGCAGGAAAAATACTTACCACATCAGGGGTAAGTGGATTAACCATTAAGAATCTGGCTAAAGAAATGAAGTTTTCTGAAAGTGCCCTCTATAGACACTATACAAGCAAAGAAGAAATCATCATTGCCTTACTCGAATATCTTGCTAACAGTATGGATGAACGCCTCACTAATGCGATTCATAGCAAACAATCACCCGAAGAAAAATTCACCACGCTGTTTCAAAATCAATTTTCGTTCTTTAAAAAGAACCCTCACTTAGTGGTGGCTGTATTCTCTGACGGCTTGTTGGAAGAAAGTCAACGCATCAACGAAACCATTTTGAAAATATTCGGTGTAAAAATGAAACATTTGCTCCCTATTATTTTGGAAGGACAACAAAAGAACGTATTTACAAATTCAATATCCGCTGATGAATTAATGCATATCGTGATGGGCACTTTCCGACTACAAATGTTTAAATGGAGAATCGCCAACTTTCAATTTGACATCAGTATAAACGGAGACAATTTGATACAATCTGTTTTAAAACTCATAAAAACCAAATCTTAATGAAAAAAGTATTTCCCTATATAATCGTAATTTCGCTAGTAGGGTTTGGCTTGCTTACTCTATTCCTAAGCATCTCTGTTATACTCGATCTATTTGGCATCAGAGCGAGAGAAGGCAACTATGTTTTATTTGTGGTTTGGTCCAATTTCATCTGTAGCATTCTGTACCTCTTTGCCGCTTATGGATTTATCAAGAGCAGGAAATGGACTACAATACTTTTAGGAATCTCAACGCTCATGCTCATAGCAGCTTTTATTGGTCTCAACATTCACGCCAGTTCAGGCGGTATTTATGAAACCAAAACGATCGGTGCCATGATTTTTAGAATACTTGTAACACTTGTCTTTACAATCATTGCCTACTTCAGGATAACAAAAAAGAAAATATGAAAACGCTAACGACAACCTTTTCAATGATTGCCATCAGCTTGCTTCATTTAAGTTGTGGGAATACTTCTACAGAAAAACCCAAAGAGCAAATTGAAACCGTACTAGATGAAGAACATCAGCATGAGGGCGAAATGCAAACCATTGAACTTAATCATGGTGAAAAATGGA
Coding sequences within:
- a CDS encoding TetR/AcrR family transcriptional regulator, with protein sequence MIAAISNRQFEIIEAAGKILTTSGVSGLTIKNLAKEMKFSESALYRHYTSKEEIIIALLEYLANSMDERLTNAIHSKQSPEEKFTTLFQNQFSFFKKNPHLVVAVFSDGLLEESQRINETILKIFGVKMKHLLPIILEGQQKNVFTNSISADELMHIVMGTFRLQMFKWRIANFQFDISINGDNLIQSVLKLIKTKS